From Juglans regia cultivar Chandler chromosome 6, Walnut 2.0, whole genome shotgun sequence, the proteins below share one genomic window:
- the LOC108991496 gene encoding uncharacterized protein LOC108991496, producing MAAVDGSSGRPSLADLVAAVPQPIPEMFLAPRPPKMVEGEVYFQFTKEEIARSAEPFRYSVVLKFLKNRPSLDAVRAFIHSRWGLMAIPVVSSMRRPRNVFVRMANEVDFTKALSLEVCEINGVFYRAFRWSPDFNEDAEPSRVSVWVTLPGLPPNFYQEAFLNILMAPIGNFIRRDNPTRCATRTDGARLCVEVDAAKPPLSHFWIGAPGLPSSRRQEIIYETLPAYCSSCNMQGHNARTCNPGKVDKIGGRKVIKKVHPETKILADDQGAEQSVDNVDIPSLVVVENIVHAENSRRMEQETEDAGVSKELEIVAID from the coding sequence atggcagccgttGATGGTAGCTCCGGTCGGCCTTCTCTTGCCGATTTGGTGGCTGCTGTCCCTCAACCTATACCTGAGATGTTTCTTGCTCCCAGACCTCCGAAGATGGTGGAAGGAGAGGTTTACTTTCAATTCACTAAAGAAGAGATCGCACGTTCGGCGGAGCCTTTCCGCTATTCGGTAGTGCTGAAGTTTCTGAAGAACAGACCTTCGTTGGATGCAGTGAGGGCTTTTATTCACAGTCGCTGGGGTCTTATGGCCATTCCTGTTGTATCATCCATGAGGAGGCCTCGTAATGTATTCGTACGCATGGCTAATGAAGTTGATTTCACCAAGGCTTTATCGCTGGAGGTTTGTGAGATAAATGGAGTATTCTACCGTGCTTTCAGATGGTCACCAGATTTTAATGAGGATGCAGAGCCTTCTAGGGTCTCGGTATGGGTTACCTTGCCGGGTCTCCCTCCAAATTTTTATCAAGAAGCGTTCTTGAACATATTGATGGCACCTATTGGCAATTTCATCCGCCGTGACAACCCGACTCGGTGTGCAACAAGAACGGATGGTGCACGCCTCtgtgtggaagtggatgctgcGAAACCACCGCTGtctcatttctggattggagcACCTGGGCTTCCTTCAAGTCGTAGGCAGGAAATTATCTATGAAACACTCCCGGCATATTGCTCTTCTTGTAATATGCAGGGGCATAATGCAAGGACTTGTAATCCTGGGAAAGTTGATAAGATTGGGGGAagaaaagtgattaaaaaagttcATCCAGAGACAAAGATTCTGGCAGATGATCAGGGGGCGGAGCAATCTGTTGATAATGTGGATATTCCCTCGCTGGTTGTTGTGGAAAATATTGTTCATGCAGAAAATAGTAGGAGGATGGAGCAGGAAACAGAGGATGCTGGGGTGAGTAAGGAGTTGGAGATAGTTGCTATAGATTAG